In Gordonia iterans, the following proteins share a genomic window:
- a CDS encoding [protein-PII] uridylyltransferase has product MNAAAKLSEAAAPDPARRLAAARADVLAGYSPDEAAGAPLRAGLAAAYEDWLTARAAELEVVEGSGFAIVAVGALGRHEMVPGSDLDLVLLHDDRFPDRVQEVADGLWYPIWDSGIGLDHSVRTIPSVLRVAREEPTAALGLLDARFVAGDGDLAALMIDSVRNLWRIEARLRLPDVLDLTRQRWKRAGEITQHAQPDLKHGRGGLRDVQLLNALALAQLTDGLSRLRADQAGTPVALAYERLLDIRTQHQLITGRARDRLQAQEAEQLAGALGLADRFELAGILSDAARTVEFAVDTGIRTAGNAVGRRGLARFRRLPLRKPLDEGVVQHDGEVVLARSAMPSQDPGLVFRVAAAAAKNDLPINGPALERLAKYSPDPVEPWPPEPLSDLLVLLSAGAPMARTVEALDRIGLWDRFFPEWKGIRDLAPRDPVHTWTVDRHLIETVIGAAALTTSVSRPDLLLLGALIHDIGKGRGGDHSEIGADLAVGIGTRLGLWPQDVQTLSAVVRHHLLLPSTATRRDPTDPRIVESVAQTLGHDRVLVELLGALAKADGEATGAAAWSDWKASLVAGLTAGVLAVIGGAAPPEPEPLTAEQTALAEEGGLHVRLEAGDGPTTYLATLVAPDRPGLLSRMAGVLAAAGLTTHAAHVRSHAGHAVNTFVVMPAFGDPPDVQVLRQRLRTVLEGGADVVAGLSDGDDLPPVLAPPRASWVDDEVSGSLLLEVRSADRPGLLARLAAVLERAGADVVWATVTTLGSTVIDTFSVRLHRDSPGVREEIVAAVLRVCPGPAHRPVAEVEG; this is encoded by the coding sequence GTGAACGCGGCAGCGAAGCTCTCTGAGGCGGCCGCGCCGGATCCGGCGCGGCGCCTCGCCGCGGCTCGTGCGGACGTTCTGGCGGGGTATTCGCCGGACGAGGCGGCCGGTGCGCCGCTGCGCGCGGGGCTCGCGGCGGCGTATGAAGACTGGCTGACCGCCCGGGCCGCCGAACTCGAGGTGGTCGAGGGCAGCGGGTTCGCGATCGTGGCCGTCGGCGCCCTGGGCCGCCACGAGATGGTGCCCGGCTCGGACCTGGACCTGGTGCTGCTGCACGACGACCGGTTCCCGGACCGCGTGCAGGAGGTGGCCGACGGCCTCTGGTATCCGATCTGGGACTCCGGGATCGGTCTCGACCACAGTGTCCGGACCATCCCGTCGGTGCTGCGCGTGGCGCGCGAGGAGCCGACTGCGGCGCTGGGTCTGCTCGACGCCCGCTTCGTCGCCGGCGACGGGGATCTGGCGGCGCTGATGATCGATTCGGTTCGCAATCTCTGGCGCATCGAGGCCCGACTGCGTCTTCCGGACGTGCTCGACCTGACGCGGCAGCGGTGGAAGCGGGCCGGCGAGATCACCCAGCACGCCCAGCCGGACCTGAAGCACGGCCGCGGGGGACTGCGCGACGTGCAACTGCTGAACGCCCTCGCGCTGGCCCAGCTGACCGACGGCCTCTCCCGGCTGCGGGCCGATCAGGCCGGAACGCCGGTGGCACTGGCGTACGAACGGCTGCTCGACATCAGGACCCAGCACCAGTTGATCACCGGGCGCGCGCGAGACCGGCTGCAGGCGCAAGAGGCCGAGCAGCTGGCGGGGGCACTGGGGCTGGCGGACAGGTTCGAACTGGCCGGGATCCTCAGCGATGCCGCCCGCACCGTCGAGTTCGCGGTCGACACCGGGATCCGGACGGCGGGGAACGCCGTCGGCCGCCGCGGACTCGCGCGGTTCCGTCGGCTGCCGTTGCGCAAGCCGCTCGACGAAGGGGTCGTCCAGCACGACGGCGAGGTGGTCCTCGCGCGGTCGGCGATGCCGAGTCAGGACCCCGGGCTGGTGTTCCGGGTCGCGGCGGCGGCGGCGAAGAACGATCTGCCGATCAACGGCCCCGCCCTGGAACGGCTGGCCAAGTACTCGCCGGATCCGGTGGAGCCCTGGCCGCCGGAACCGTTGAGCGACCTGCTGGTGTTGCTGTCCGCGGGCGCGCCGATGGCCCGGACCGTGGAAGCGCTGGACCGGATCGGCTTGTGGGACAGGTTCTTTCCCGAGTGGAAAGGGATCCGGGATCTGGCCCCTCGAGATCCGGTGCACACGTGGACGGTCGATCGCCATCTGATCGAGACGGTGATCGGCGCGGCCGCGCTGACGACGAGCGTGTCGCGGCCGGATCTGTTACTGCTCGGCGCCCTGATCCACGACATCGGCAAGGGGCGCGGCGGCGATCACAGCGAGATCGGCGCGGACCTGGCGGTGGGCATCGGCACCCGGCTGGGGCTGTGGCCGCAGGACGTGCAGACCCTGTCTGCCGTGGTGCGCCACCACCTGCTGCTGCCGTCGACCGCCACTCGCCGGGACCCGACTGATCCGCGGATCGTGGAATCGGTGGCGCAGACGCTCGGGCACGACCGGGTCCTGGTGGAGTTGCTCGGGGCGCTGGCCAAGGCGGACGGCGAGGCGACGGGGGCGGCCGCCTGGAGCGATTGGAAGGCGTCCCTGGTGGCGGGGCTCACGGCGGGCGTGCTGGCGGTGATCGGGGGTGCGGCGCCTCCCGAACCGGAGCCGCTCACCGCCGAGCAGACGGCGCTCGCCGAAGAGGGCGGACTGCATGTGCGGCTGGAGGCCGGCGACGGCCCGACCACGTACCTGGCGACCCTGGTCGCGCCGGATCGTCCCGGGTTGCTGTCCCGGATGGCCGGCGTGCTGGCCGCGGCGGGTCTCACCACGCATGCGGCGCACGTTCGCTCGCATGCGGGCCACGCGGTCAACACCTTCGTGGTGATGCCTGCGTTCGGCGATCCGCCGGACGTGCAGGTGCTGAGGCAGCGGTTGCGCACCGTGCTGGAGGGCGGGGCCGACGTCGTCGCGGGTCTGTCCGACGGCGACGATCTGCCGCCGGTGCTGGCGCCGCCGCGGGCGTCGTGGGTGGACGACGAGGTGTCCGGATCGCTGTTGCTGGAAGTGCGCTCGGCGGATCGCCCCGGCCTGCTCGCGCGGCTGGCCGCGGTGCTCGAACGCGCCGGGGCAGACGTCGTCTGGGCCACGGTGACGACGCTGGGTTCGACGGTCATCGACACCTTCAGCGTGCGGCTGCACCGGGATTCCCCCGGTGTCCGCGAGGAGATCGTCGCCGCGGTCTTGCGCGTGTGCCCGGGTCCCGCGCACCGGCCGGTCGCGGAGGTGGAAGGATAG
- the ffh gene encoding signal recognition particle protein produces the protein MFESLSDRLTGALKDLRGKGRLTDADIDATAREIRLALLEADVSLPVVRTFIARIKQRAKGQEVSGALNPAQQIVKIVNEELIGILGGETRRIQLAKNPPTVIMLAGLQGAGKTTLAGKLANWLTKQGHTPILVACDLQRPGAVQQLQIVGERAGVPVYAPNPGTAVGGEGDLGVDGSGDPVAVATGGVEFAREKLHDVVIIDTAGRLGIDEVLMKQASDIRDATNPDEVLFVLDAMIGQDAVATAQAFAEGVDFTGVVLTKLDGDARGGAALSVREITGRPIMFASTGEKLDEFDVFHPDRMSSRILGMGDVLSLIEQAEQHWDAAEAEKAAEKISQGELTLEDFLEQMLMIRKMGPIGNLLGMLPGAGDMKDALSQVDDKQLDKLQAIIRGMTPAERADPKIINASRRIRIANGSGVTVTDVNQLVDRFFAARKMMSQMSGRMMGMPGGGKRSNRKGKKGKGRKGKGRGPTPPKGMRGGMPGMGMPGMPGMGLPPGMDLSQMPPGLDQLPPGLEGIDLNDLKLPKNK, from the coding sequence ATGTTCGAATCCCTCTCCGACCGGTTGACCGGTGCCCTCAAGGACCTGCGTGGCAAGGGGCGGCTGACCGACGCCGACATCGACGCGACCGCACGTGAGATCCGGCTGGCCCTGCTCGAAGCCGACGTCTCGCTCCCGGTGGTGCGGACGTTCATCGCCCGGATCAAGCAGCGGGCCAAGGGCCAGGAGGTCTCCGGCGCGCTCAATCCGGCGCAGCAGATCGTCAAGATCGTCAACGAGGAGCTCATCGGGATCCTCGGCGGCGAGACGCGTCGCATCCAGCTGGCGAAGAATCCGCCGACGGTCATCATGCTGGCCGGACTGCAGGGCGCCGGTAAGACCACTCTCGCCGGCAAGCTGGCGAACTGGCTGACCAAACAGGGGCACACCCCGATCCTGGTGGCCTGTGACCTGCAGCGGCCGGGCGCCGTGCAGCAGCTGCAGATCGTCGGCGAGCGGGCCGGGGTGCCGGTGTATGCACCGAACCCGGGCACGGCGGTCGGCGGCGAGGGCGACCTCGGCGTCGACGGTTCGGGCGATCCGGTCGCCGTGGCCACCGGGGGCGTCGAGTTCGCGCGGGAGAAGCTGCACGACGTCGTCATCATCGACACCGCGGGCCGCCTGGGCATCGACGAGGTGCTGATGAAGCAGGCCTCCGACATCCGCGATGCCACGAACCCGGACGAAGTGCTGTTCGTCCTCGACGCGATGATCGGCCAGGACGCGGTCGCCACCGCGCAGGCCTTCGCCGAGGGCGTCGACTTCACCGGCGTCGTCCTCACCAAGCTCGACGGCGACGCCCGCGGCGGTGCGGCGCTGTCGGTCCGGGAGATCACCGGACGGCCGATCATGTTCGCCTCGACCGGCGAGAAGCTCGACGAGTTCGACGTATTCCACCCGGACCGCATGTCCAGCCGCATCCTCGGCATGGGCGACGTGCTGTCGCTGATCGAGCAGGCCGAGCAGCACTGGGATGCCGCCGAGGCAGAGAAGGCCGCCGAGAAGATCAGCCAGGGCGAGCTCACCTTGGAGGACTTCCTCGAGCAGATGCTGATGATCCGCAAGATGGGTCCGATCGGGAACCTGCTCGGCATGCTGCCGGGCGCCGGGGACATGAAGGACGCCCTGTCGCAGGTCGACGACAAGCAGCTGGACAAATTGCAGGCGATCATCCGCGGCATGACGCCGGCCGAGCGTGCCGACCCGAAGATCATCAACGCGTCGCGCCGGATCCGCATCGCGAACGGCTCGGGCGTCACGGTGACCGACGTCAACCAGCTGGTGGACCGCTTTTTCGCGGCCCGCAAGATGATGTCGCAGATGTCCGGCCGGATGATGGGCATGCCCGGCGGCGGCAAGCGCAGCAATCGCAAAGGCAAGAAGGGCAAGGGTCGCAAGGGCAAGGGCCGCGGACCGACGCCGCCGAAGGGGATGCGCGGAGGGATGCCGGGCATGGGCATGCCGGGGATGCCGGGGATGGGCCTGCCGCCCGGCATGGACCTCTCGCAGATGCCGCCGGGCCTGGACCAGCTCCCGCCGGGGCTGGAGGGCATCGACCTCAACGATCTGAAGCTTCCGAAGAACAAGTAG
- a CDS encoding amidohydrolase family protein translates to MSDPSRVRAIPAEHYRGIDPFTGEQLELWVDGGRIWTEPVPGAQTVSDGGWIVPGLVDAHNHVGIAPGLGVTVEQARGFAAQDARAGALLIREVGSPVDTHPLDDDAHGPRFLRAGKHIARPKRYLRDYGVELDDPDLLADEVRRQAAAGDGWVKVVGDWIDREVGDLAPLWTRAQLDAAATAAHESGARITAHVFGHDALPDLIEAGFDSIEHGAGLTPELIDQLVARDIALVPTLIQVENFPGIADGADRFPAYQRNMRALYARSREVFAAAREAGVAIYAGTDAGGFVEHGRIVDEVEALTGLGFSPIEALAASSCRPREWLGADGIVHGARADFLVLDDDPAQSVAALRRPRHIVCGGARLAELS, encoded by the coding sequence GTGAGCGATCCTTCGAGGGTTCGAGCCATCCCCGCGGAGCACTATCGCGGGATCGATCCGTTCACCGGCGAGCAGCTCGAACTCTGGGTCGACGGCGGGCGGATCTGGACCGAGCCGGTGCCGGGCGCGCAGACCGTCTCGGACGGCGGGTGGATCGTTCCGGGGCTGGTCGACGCCCACAACCACGTCGGCATCGCGCCCGGCCTCGGGGTGACCGTCGAGCAGGCGCGCGGTTTCGCCGCGCAGGACGCCCGCGCCGGGGCGCTGCTGATCCGCGAGGTCGGCTCGCCCGTCGACACGCATCCGCTCGACGACGACGCGCACGGCCCGCGGTTCCTGCGCGCCGGAAAGCACATCGCCCGGCCCAAGCGCTACCTCCGCGACTACGGCGTCGAACTCGACGACCCCGACCTGCTCGCCGACGAGGTACGCCGGCAGGCCGCCGCCGGTGACGGCTGGGTCAAGGTGGTCGGGGACTGGATCGACCGCGAGGTGGGCGATCTGGCGCCGCTGTGGACGCGGGCGCAACTCGACGCGGCCGCGACCGCGGCGCACGAGTCCGGGGCGCGGATCACCGCGCACGTCTTCGGTCACGACGCGCTGCCGGACCTCATCGAGGCGGGGTTCGACTCGATCGAGCACGGCGCCGGGCTCACACCGGAGCTGATCGATCAGCTGGTCGCGCGGGACATCGCGCTGGTGCCGACGCTGATTCAGGTGGAGAACTTCCCGGGCATCGCCGACGGCGCCGACCGGTTCCCGGCCTATCAGCGGAACATGCGTGCGCTGTATGCGCGCTCGCGGGAGGTCTTCGCGGCGGCGCGTGAGGCGGGCGTGGCGATCTATGCGGGCACCGACGCGGGCGGCTTCGTCGAGCACGGCCGGATCGTCGACGAGGTGGAGGCGCTCACCGGGCTCGGCTTCTCTCCGATTGAGGCGCTGGCGGCGTCGTCGTGCCGACCGCGCGAATGGCTGGGTGCCGACGGCATCGTCCACGGCGCGCGAGCAGACTTCCTGGTGCTCGACGACGACCCGGCGCAGTCGGTGGCAGCCCTGCGCAGGCCACGGCACATCGTGTGCGGCGGCGCCCGTCTCGCTGAACTGAGCTGA
- a CDS encoding nuclear transport factor 2 family protein, whose product MTDHPDPALFEIFAAVTSEWDEALVANDAERIAAYAAEEWTFLGPDGPFPGADFLAATARGEVSHDTMTSEVHKVFDLGDVAVVVSRVQNTGRYRGEPFENDEWTSDVFVKRDDRWQCVLTHLTPARASDSAGREQPPGGG is encoded by the coding sequence ATGACCGACCATCCCGATCCAGCACTCTTCGAGATCTTCGCCGCGGTGACGAGTGAGTGGGACGAGGCCCTCGTCGCCAACGACGCGGAGCGGATCGCCGCCTACGCCGCCGAGGAGTGGACGTTCCTCGGTCCGGACGGGCCGTTCCCGGGCGCGGACTTCCTCGCGGCGACAGCACGCGGCGAGGTCAGTCACGACACCATGACGAGCGAGGTGCACAAGGTGTTCGACCTCGGCGACGTCGCCGTCGTCGTGTCCCGGGTGCAGAACACCGGCCGATATCGTGGCGAGCCTTTCGAGAACGACGAGTGGACCTCGGACGTGTTCGTCAAGCGCGACGATCGGTGGCAGTGCGTGCTGACGCATCTCACTCCGGCCCGAGCATCCGATTCTGCTGGACGAGAGCAGCCCCCGGGCGGTGGGTGA
- the rpsP gene encoding 30S ribosomal protein S16 — translation MAVKIKLTRLGKIRNPQYRIIVADSRTRRNGRAIETIGKYHPKEEPSLIEVDSERAQYWLGVGAQPTEPVLAILKITGDWQKHKGLPGAEGTLKVAEPKPSKQELFAAALAAAENEPGVEATTAKKKSGKKSAAEKVEEVVEDVVEKVEEAVESAVEKAEEVAEKVVEAVKGDDK, via the coding sequence ATGGCTGTCAAGATCAAGCTCACCCGGCTCGGCAAGATCCGGAACCCGCAGTACCGCATCATCGTCGCCGACTCGCGCACCCGCCGTAACGGTCGCGCCATCGAGACCATCGGCAAGTACCACCCGAAGGAAGAGCCCTCGCTGATCGAGGTCGATTCCGAGCGCGCACAGTACTGGCTGGGCGTCGGGGCGCAGCCGACCGAGCCCGTGCTGGCGATCCTCAAGATCACCGGCGACTGGCAGAAGCACAAGGGCCTGCCGGGTGCCGAGGGCACGCTGAAGGTCGCCGAGCCCAAGCCGAGCAAGCAGGAGCTGTTCGCTGCTGCGCTGGCTGCCGCCGAGAACGAGCCCGGCGTCGAGGCCACCACTGCCAAGAAGAAGTCGGGCAAGAAGTCGGCCGCTGAGAAGGTCGAAGAGGTCGTCGAGGACGTCGTCGAGAAGGTCGAAGAGGCCGTCGAGTCCGCCGTCGAGAAGGCCGAAGAGGTCGCGGAGAAGGTCGTCGAGGCCGTCAAGGGCGACGACAAGTGA
- a CDS encoding RNA-binding protein translates to MSAVVADAVEHLVRGIVANPDDVRVELITGRRGRMIEVHVNPEDLGKVIGRNGRTATALRTLVAGVGGRGMRVDIVDTDR, encoded by the coding sequence GTGAGTGCTGTCGTCGCTGACGCTGTCGAGCACCTGGTGCGCGGCATCGTCGCCAATCCCGACGACGTGCGGGTCGAGCTCATCACCGGCCGTCGCGGCCGGATGATCGAGGTTCACGTGAACCCCGAGGACCTCGGCAAGGTGATCGGCCGCAACGGCCGGACCGCCACCGCGCTGCGGACCCTGGTCGCCGGTGTCGGCGGCCGCGGTATGCGCGTCGACATCGTCGACACCGACCGCTGA
- the rimM gene encoding ribosome maturation factor RimM (Essential for efficient processing of 16S rRNA): MDLVIGRVAKTHGVRGELVVDVRTDDPGERFAVGNVLRGRAPKGAGEKNYTVTAARPHAGRLLVSLQGITDRDAGDALRGTLFLIDAADVDSGDDPDEFYDHELIGLPVSTVDGASVGEVSDVLHLPGGELLAVKTPAGEVLVPFVAAIVPTVTRDGIVVDPPEGLLEG, encoded by the coding sequence ATGGATCTCGTGATCGGCCGAGTGGCCAAGACGCACGGTGTTCGCGGAGAACTCGTGGTGGATGTGCGCACGGACGATCCCGGTGAGCGTTTCGCCGTCGGGAACGTCCTGCGCGGCCGCGCGCCGAAGGGCGCCGGCGAGAAGAACTACACGGTGACAGCCGCCCGGCCCCATGCCGGGCGGCTGCTCGTGTCCCTGCAGGGGATCACCGACCGCGACGCAGGGGATGCGTTGCGCGGCACCCTGTTTCTGATCGACGCCGCCGACGTCGACTCCGGTGACGACCCGGACGAGTTCTACGACCACGAGCTCATCGGCTTGCCGGTGAGCACCGTGGACGGAGCGTCGGTCGGCGAGGTCTCCGATGTGCTGCACCTGCCCGGAGGCGAGCTGCTCGCGGTGAAGACCCCCGCCGGCGAAGTGCTGGTTCCGTTCGTCGCGGCGATCGTCCCGACGGTCACCCGGGACGGGATCGTCGTCGACCCGCCCGAAGGCCTGCTGGAGGGCTGA
- the trmD gene encoding tRNA (guanosine(37)-N1)-methyltransferase TrmD → MRIDVVTIFPEYLEPLRVALLGKAVDAGLLEVGVHDLRDWTHDVHRSVDDQPYGGGPGMVMKPDVWGPALDDVCPDEALLVVPTPAGRPFTQATAERWSAEAHLVFACGRYEGIDQRVFDDAARRVRVEEVSLGDFVLIGGEAAVLCMVEATTRLIPGVIGNPQSHQEDSFSDGLLEGPSFTRPKVWRNLEVPPVLLSGDHGKVAAWRREQALERTRERRPELLDDPAPRPSAD, encoded by the coding sequence GTGCGCATCGACGTCGTCACCATCTTCCCCGAATACCTGGAGCCGCTACGGGTGGCGCTGCTGGGCAAGGCCGTCGACGCCGGTCTGCTCGAGGTCGGCGTCCACGATCTGCGGGACTGGACGCACGACGTGCACCGCAGCGTCGACGATCAGCCGTACGGCGGCGGCCCGGGCATGGTGATGAAGCCCGACGTGTGGGGCCCGGCGCTCGACGACGTCTGCCCGGACGAGGCGCTGCTCGTGGTCCCGACACCCGCTGGGCGGCCGTTCACCCAGGCCACCGCGGAGCGATGGAGTGCCGAGGCGCACCTGGTCTTCGCGTGCGGACGCTACGAAGGCATCGATCAGCGGGTGTTCGACGACGCGGCGCGGCGCGTCCGCGTCGAAGAGGTCTCCCTCGGCGACTTCGTCCTCATCGGCGGGGAGGCGGCAGTGCTCTGCATGGTCGAGGCCACCACCCGCCTGATCCCCGGAGTGATCGGGAATCCTCAGTCGCACCAAGAGGATTCGTTCTCCGACGGTCTGCTCGAGGGGCCGAGTTTCACCAGGCCTAAGGTGTGGCGCAACCTCGAAGTCCCACCCGTGCTGCTGTCCGGCGACCACGGCAAGGTCGCAGCCTGGCGGCGCGAGCAGGCACTGGAACGCACCCGGGAACGGCGTCCGGAGCTGCTCGACGACCCCGCCCCGCGACCCTCCGCAGACTGA
- the rplS gene encoding 50S ribosomal protein L19, with product MNTLDFLDKQSLRDDVPEFGPGDTVDVHVKVIEGSKERIQVFKGVVIRRQGGGVRETFTVRKVSFGVGVERTFPVHSPNIAKIDVVTRGDVRRAKLYYLRDLRGKAAKIKEKR from the coding sequence ATGAACACTCTCGACTTCCTCGACAAGCAGTCTCTCCGTGACGACGTCCCCGAGTTCGGCCCCGGCGACACCGTCGACGTCCACGTGAAGGTGATCGAGGGCTCCAAGGAGCGCATCCAGGTGTTCAAGGGCGTCGTGATCCGCCGCCAGGGCGGCGGCGTCCGCGAGACCTTCACCGTGCGCAAGGTGTCCTTCGGCGTCGGCGTGGAGCGCACCTTCCCGGTGCACAGCCCGAACATCGCCAAGATCGACGTCGTCACCCGCGGCGACGTCCGTCGCGCCAAGCTGTACTACCTGCGCGACCTGCGCGGCAAGGCTGCGAAGATCAAAGAGAAGCGCTGA
- the lepB gene encoding signal peptidase I, with protein sequence MDAEPSSEDGNQQDRHQPEDPQRHAAAGSAGSAPPPQPQETGDAPRFQIRDEADGEDGDGDEKKGGLLKEIAIIVAIVLVLMFVATQFLFRQYVVPSESMEPTLHGCYGCTNDRIVIDKLTYRFSDPQPGDVVVFKAPTESWDGGWSSPRSTNAVIHKLQDALALFSLQPPDENNLVKRVIATGGQTVECRAEDGKGVTVDGKPLNEPYIDQELQNDAEMGSCHGSDFGPITVPKDHVWVMGDNRSNSADSRAHVDDEYQGTVPVSDIRGKVRFILYPFSRMGGVGSVDPQ encoded by the coding sequence ATCGACGCCGAGCCATCGTCTGAGGACGGAAACCAGCAGGATCGGCACCAGCCGGAGGATCCGCAGCGGCATGCGGCCGCCGGATCGGCGGGGAGCGCGCCGCCGCCGCAGCCGCAGGAGACCGGTGACGCGCCCCGGTTCCAGATCCGCGACGAGGCCGACGGGGAGGACGGCGACGGGGACGAGAAGAAGGGCGGTCTCCTCAAGGAGATCGCGATCATCGTCGCGATCGTCCTGGTCCTGATGTTCGTGGCGACGCAGTTCCTGTTCCGCCAGTACGTGGTTCCGAGCGAATCGATGGAGCCGACGCTGCACGGCTGTTACGGCTGCACCAACGACCGGATCGTGATCGACAAACTCACCTACCGCTTCTCCGACCCCCAGCCGGGTGACGTGGTGGTGTTCAAGGCGCCGACCGAGAGCTGGGACGGCGGTTGGAGTTCGCCGCGATCGACCAACGCCGTGATCCACAAGCTGCAAGACGCGCTCGCCCTGTTCTCCCTGCAGCCGCCCGACGAGAACAACCTCGTGAAGCGGGTGATCGCCACCGGTGGCCAGACCGTCGAGTGCCGCGCCGAGGACGGCAAGGGCGTCACCGTCGACGGCAAGCCGCTGAACGAGCCCTACATCGACCAGGAACTGCAGAACGACGCAGAGATGGGCAGCTGCCACGGCAGCGACTTCGGACCGATCACCGTGCCGAAGGATCACGTGTGGGTGATGGGCGACAACCGGTCCAACTCGGCCGACTCGCGTGCGCACGTCGACGACGAATACCAGGGCACGGTGCCGGTGTCCGACATCCGCGGCAAGGTCCGCTTCATCCTGTATCCGTTCTCCAGGATGGGCGGCGTGGGCTCGGTCGACCCCCAATAG
- a CDS encoding ribonuclease HII, with product MTSRTWPPRTTVRRAASLRTYEFTLERSGLGPVAGVDEAGRGACAGPLVVAACILSPTQLKSLAELDDSKKLSETMRERLYRAVTRHAVAWNVVTIPAAEIDRIGIHVANIRGMRQAVAGLAVRPGYVLSDGFTVPGLPAPSLPVIGGDANAACIAAASVLAKVSRDRIMAGLDDVHQGYDFAVHKGYSTALHMARLDTLGPSPEHRMSYKNVRARLA from the coding sequence GTGACGTCTCGGACGTGGCCGCCCCGTACCACCGTGCGCCGGGCGGCGTCGCTGCGCACGTACGAGTTCACTTTGGAGCGCAGCGGCCTCGGCCCGGTCGCGGGAGTCGATGAGGCCGGGCGCGGCGCCTGTGCGGGGCCGCTGGTGGTGGCCGCCTGTATCTTGAGTCCGACCCAGCTCAAGTCTCTCGCCGAGCTGGACGATTCCAAGAAGCTGTCGGAGACGATGCGCGAACGGCTCTACCGTGCCGTGACGCGGCACGCGGTCGCCTGGAACGTGGTCACGATCCCGGCGGCGGAGATCGACCGCATCGGCATCCACGTCGCCAACATCCGGGGGATGCGCCAGGCCGTCGCCGGGTTGGCGGTGCGACCGGGCTACGTCCTCTCCGACGGGTTCACCGTTCCCGGGCTGCCGGCGCCGTCGCTGCCGGTGATCGGCGGGGACGCCAACGCGGCGTGCATCGCCGCCGCCTCGGTGCTGGCCAAGGTCAGTCGCGACCGGATCATGGCGGGCCTCGACGACGTGCACCAGGGGTACGACTTCGCCGTGCACAAGGGCTACAGCACGGCGCTCCACATGGCCCGCCTCGACACGCTCGGGCCCTCGCCGGAGCACCGGATGTCCTACAAGAACGTGCGCGCTAGGCTTGCCTGA
- a CDS encoding DUF2469 domain-containing protein gives MSAEDLEKYEAEMELSLYREYKDLVGQFSYVVETERRFYLANGVNLVPRNNDGEVYFEIHLTDAWVWDMYRPARFVKQVRVVTFKDVNIEELERSELRLPDEPPIG, from the coding sequence ATGAGCGCTGAAGATCTCGAGAAGTACGAAGCCGAGATGGAGTTGTCCCTGTACCGCGAGTACAAGGATCTGGTCGGGCAGTTCTCATACGTCGTGGAGACCGAACGCCGGTTCTACCTGGCCAACGGCGTGAATCTGGTGCCGCGGAACAACGACGGCGAGGTCTACTTCGAGATTCACCTGACCGACGCCTGGGTGTGGGACATGTACCGGCCGGCGAGATTCGTCAAACAGGTCCGCGTGGTGACCTTCAAGGACGTGAACATCGAGGAGCTCGAGCGGTCGGAGCTGCGGCTGCCCGACGAGCCCCCGATCGGGTGA
- a CDS encoding YraN family protein, which yields MGDNNTVRRDRRRHVGRIGEDLAAEFVRARGWRILDRNWRTRYGELDLIAADGSTLVIVEVKTRASRTFTDPVAAVTPPKLRRMRLLARQWLAEQPDGAPWWEVIRFDAVSIQLDLNHPEDRSAARLCHHAGLVE from the coding sequence ATGGGGGATAACAACACGGTGCGCCGCGATCGCCGCCGACACGTGGGCCGGATCGGCGAGGATCTCGCGGCGGAGTTCGTCCGAGCGCGAGGGTGGCGGATCCTGGACCGCAACTGGCGGACACGCTACGGCGAGCTCGATCTGATCGCCGCCGACGGCAGCACCCTGGTGATCGTCGAGGTGAAGACCCGGGCGTCGCGCACGTTCACCGATCCGGTGGCCGCGGTCACCCCGCCCAAACTGCGGCGGATGCGCCTGCTGGCCCGACAGTGGCTCGCCGAGCAGCCCGACGGCGCGCCGTGGTGGGAGGTGATCCGCTTCGACGCGGTGTCGATTCAGCTCGACCTGAACCACCCCGAGGACCGCTCTGCGGCCCGGTTGTGCCATCACGCCGGCCTGGTCGAGTGA